One segment of Methanobrevibacter sp. DNA contains the following:
- a CDS encoding DUF2283 domain-containing protein — protein MARLRYDYDYKNNSLFVYSSDPYEYDVSIELDNDVTLDLDINSKPVAFEFLNASELFNLDKGYFKNLVSITIQAAITEENICLNVQLVAIIHNNAQIFDASRITSNLNNIPAIETQLITV, from the coding sequence ATGGCTAGATTAAGATATGATTATGATTATAAAAACAATTCATTATTTGTTTATTCTAGTGATCCTTATGAATATGATGTTTCAATTGAGTTGGATAATGATGTAACATTGGATTTGGATATCAATTCCAAACCTGTTGCATTTGAATTTTTAAATGCATCTGAACTATTTAACCTAGATAAAGGTTATTTCAAAAATTTGGTTAGTATCACTATCCAAGCAGCCATTACTGAAGAAAACATTTGTTTGAATGTTCAGTTAGTTGCCATTATTCATAATAATGCGCAAATATTTGATGCAAGCAGAATAACCAGTAATTTAAATAATATTCCTGCAATCGAAACTCAATTAATTACAGTTTAA
- a CDS encoding Ig-like domain-containing protein encodes MLKKKSGLLILLLLIVSICAMSSVSAADNATDTIATDNQEVEEIVADVGEDTYEATADDEVAIEENDEVLSTVNDDSIISKDESEEALSAAIPVYSYQYTVKILDDNQISSTSGGKFYYYLSPYSMYYTEAYNFKFVFFDVHGTQVQETQYYYGDQGSASAGNYYITLGKNFLKPGLYMVGAYNKADGNLMSANSIKVSGNAVITANDFNGVYNTGTMTARVTDTKGNPLTSMGLNVVYKKGSTEVKESYVTDSNGYISFTPAVGVGTWSVTFSSQLSYVTAAAVTKTAVITKAPVSIKAYKVTEYKGFKTTIKAKVTSNGKAVNEGTVTFKINGKTYKVAVKNGWATKSIKLSKTKTYKYTAKFNGNANLQASKKVKAKAVLKKRLKTKIVMKKQYSIYSTASKIITIKVKTTSGKNVKDGKLKIRANGATSYATVKNGKAKVLLYGLGMKHFKSMSGNTETYKKVINKVVKLKYIPASHKYKSSSKKVKATSRFKCPGCGKTTTHNHYSVGYFYTHVQVIKVV; translated from the coding sequence ATGTTGAAAAAGAAGAGTGGATTATTAATCCTACTGTTATTAATAGTAAGTATTTGTGCTATGTCCTCTGTTAGTGCTGCAGATAATGCTACTGATACTATAGCAACTGATAATCAGGAAGTGGAGGAGATAGTAGCAGATGTTGGTGAGGATACGTATGAAGCAACAGCAGATGATGAGGTTGCAATTGAAGAAAATGATGAGGTGTTATCTACTGTAAATGATGACTCAATAATATCTAAGGATGAATCTGAGGAGGCTCTTTCAGCAGCTATACCTGTTTATTCATATCAGTATACTGTTAAAATTTTAGACGACAATCAGATTTCATCAACAAGTGGTGGAAAGTTCTATTATTATCTTAGTCCATATAGTATGTATTATACTGAAGCGTATAATTTCAAGTTTGTCTTTTTTGATGTGCATGGCACTCAAGTTCAGGAAACCCAATATTACTATGGTGATCAAGGTTCAGCCTCTGCAGGTAATTACTATATCACTCTTGGAAAAAATTTTCTTAAACCAGGCCTTTATATGGTAGGTGCATATAATAAAGCTGATGGCAACCTTATGAGTGCAAATTCAATTAAGGTTAGTGGAAACGCAGTAATTACTGCAAATGATTTCAATGGGGTTTATAATACCGGAACCATGACTGCAAGAGTAACTGATACAAAAGGAAATCCTCTTACATCTATGGGATTGAATGTGGTATATAAAAAAGGCAGTACTGAGGTAAAAGAATCTTATGTAACTGATTCCAACGGTTATATTTCATTCACACCTGCTGTAGGTGTTGGAACTTGGAGTGTTACATTTTCATCACAATTATCTTACGTAACTGCAGCTGCTGTTACAAAAACTGCTGTAATCACTAAAGCCCCTGTAAGTATTAAAGCTTATAAAGTGACTGAGTATAAAGGTTTCAAGACAACTATTAAGGCAAAAGTGACCAGTAATGGTAAGGCTGTTAACGAAGGAACAGTCACATTCAAAATCAACGGTAAAACCTATAAAGTTGCTGTTAAAAATGGATGGGCTACTAAATCTATTAAATTAAGTAAAACCAAAACCTACAAATACACTGCTAAATTTAATGGAAATGCCAACTTACAGGCTTCTAAAAAGGTTAAAGCTAAAGCTGTTTTGAAAAAACGTCTTAAAACCAAAATTGTAATGAAAAAACAATATTCTATTTATTCCACTGCCAGTAAAATAATCACTATAAAGGTTAAAACTACTAGTGGTAAGAATGTTAAAGACGGTAAGCTTAAAATCAGAGCTAACGGTGCAACCAGTTATGCTACCGTTAAAAATGGAAAAGCTAAAGTATTGCTGTATGGTTTGGGAATGAAACATTTTAAATCAATGAGCGGTAACACTGAAACTTATAAAAAAGTTATTAATAAAGTTGTTAAGCTGAAATATATTCCAGCATCCCATAAATATAAATCCAGCAGCAAAAAGGTTAAGGCAACTTCCAGATTCAAATGCCCTGGATGTGGTAAGACAACTACTCACAACCATTATTCAGTTGGATATTTCTATACACATGTCCAAGTTATTAAAGTAGTCTAA
- a CDS encoding zinc-ribbon domain-containing protein, whose amino-acid sequence MKFCPKCGCENPDPAKFCIDCGAELPEVPSKPQNTSQKPAEKNKWIAPILDIVGGLISYFLCGIGHIFYLRLYKRGLVFCTVGAFIMAFNLLLQWAAGESLAVTLVSLVLGMGWTIYAAYDAIKCSEAINEGRMVPPLFGIADPEAMSRSQHIILIVLLIVALIAAGAFAVAQVASDDDVDSGLVSNVGNINTVSSDEGLQIRISCPVDWSASVGDGDASTMYEGTGDEVIEIDESQYDVIAAAVQKKTSGSDKLEVQIIKDGNVVDDESTTKDYGVVTVSTTI is encoded by the coding sequence ATGAAATTCTGTCCAAAATGCGGATGTGAAAATCCGGATCCTGCAAAGTTCTGCATAGATTGCGGTGCTGAATTGCCGGAAGTTCCATCCAAACCGCAAAACACATCCCAAAAGCCAGCTGAAAAGAACAAATGGATAGCTCCAATACTTGATATCGTCGGAGGTCTGATTTCATATTTCCTGTGTGGAATCGGACATATATTCTATCTGCGTTTATATAAAAGAGGACTGGTATTCTGTACTGTCGGTGCTTTTATCATGGCTTTTAACCTGCTTCTTCAGTGGGCGGCAGGTGAAAGTTTGGCTGTCACTTTAGTCTCTCTTGTTCTTGGAATGGGATGGACTATTTATGCAGCATATGATGCTATTAAATGCTCAGAGGCAATCAATGAAGGAAGAATGGTTCCTCCATTATTTGGAATTGCTGATCCGGAGGCCATGTCACGTTCGCAGCACATAATTCTTATTGTACTACTTATTGTTGCTTTAATTGCAGCAGGAGCTTTTGCAGTCGCTCAAGTAGCATCTGATGATGATGTTGACAGCGGCCTTGTAAGTAATGTGGGAAACATCAACACTGTAAGCTCAGATGAGGGTCTGCAGATAAGAATCTCATGTCCGGTTGACTGGTCAGCATCTGTTGGTGATGGAGATGCCAGCACAATGTATGAGGGAACAGGCGATGAGGTCATTGAAATCGATGAGTCACAATATGATGTAATTGCCGCTGCTGTGCAGAAAAAGACCAGCGGGTCAGACAAGCTTGAAGTTCAAATTATAAAAGACGGAAATGTTGTGGATGATGAAAGCACCACCAAGGATTATGGTGTGGTAACTGTCAGCACAACTATCTAG